One Ricinus communis isolate WT05 ecotype wild-type chromosome 1, ASM1957865v1, whole genome shotgun sequence DNA window includes the following coding sequences:
- the LOC8269664 gene encoding polygalacturonase has product MANKIAIMLALSFFLFQLSNAASYNVLKFGAKPDGKTDSTQPFLKAWAAACSSATASTISVPKGRYLIKAIEFRGPCKSRITVKIDGTIEAPVDYRALGNSGYWILFIQVNQISVLGGTLDAKGAGFWACRASGKSCPVGARSITFNWANNVIISGLTSINSQTMHLVINSCNNVQVRNVKLIAPDQSPNTDGIHVQTSTGVTITGSTLQTGDDCISIGPGTRNLLMSHIKCGPGHGISIGSLGRQFNEDGVQNITLTDAVFTGSDNGVRIKTWARPSTSFVRNVLFQNLIMRNVKNPIIIDQDYCPDNIGCPNQNSGVKISQVMYKNIQGTSRSPQAVTFECSPSNPCKEIRLHDIKLTYMNKAATASCKNIGGTSSGLAIPVSCL; this is encoded by the exons ATGGCTAATAAGATAGCAATTATGTTGGCACTCTCCTTCTTCCTCTTTCAGTTATCAAATGCAGCCTCCTATAATGTGCTTAAATTTGGAGCAAAACCAGATGGGAAAACAGACTCAACACAGCCTTTCCTCAAGGCATGGGCAGCTGCATGTAGCTCAGCTACTGCATCGACAATTTCTGTGCCTAAAGGAAGGTACTTGATCAAGGCAATAGAGTTTAGAGGTCCATGCAAGAGTAGAATTACTGTTAAGATCGATGGAACTATTGAAGCTCCAGTGGATTATCGAGCTCTCGGCAATTCTGGGTATTGGATTTTGTTCATTCAGGTTAATCAAATTTCTGTACTTGGCGGTACCCTTGATGCTAAAGGTGCTGGCTTCTGGGCTTGCAGGGCGTCCGGAAAGAGCTGTCCTGTTGGAGCTAGG TCCATAACATTCAACTGGGCAAACAATGTGATAATAAGTGGGTTGACATCAATCAACAGTCAGACAATGCACCTTGTAATAAACAGTTGCAACAACGTGCAAGTTCGAAATGTGAAGCTTATAGCTCCAGACCAAAGCCCCAATACAGATGGAATCCATGTTCAGACATCAACAGGCGTAACAATCACAGGCAGTACGCTTCAGACAGGAGATGATTGCATATCCATTGGTCCAGGCACTAGGAACTTGCTTATGAGCCATATTAAGTGTGGCCCTGGTCATGGTATCAg CATTGGCAGCTTGGGCAGACAATTCAATGAAGAtggtgtacaaaatataaccCTAACAGATGCAGTTTTCACAGGATCAGATAACGGTGTAAGGATCAAAACATGGGCTAGACCTAGCACTAGCTTTGTAAGGAATGTTCTCTTCCAAAACCTCATTATGAGGAATGTAAAGAACCCAATAATCATTGACCAGGACTATTGTCCTGACAACATTGGTTGTCCTAACCAG AATTCTGGCGTGAAGATAAGTCAAGtgatgtataaaaatatacaaggAACATCGAGATCTCCACAAGCTGTGACATTTGAATGTAGCCCTAGCAATCCATGCAAGGAAATAAGATTACATGATATAAAGCTTACGTACATGAATAAAGCAGCAACTGCTTCATGTAAGAATATAGGTGGAACTAGTAGCGGGCTAGCCATACCTGTGAGCTGTTTATAA